Proteins co-encoded in one Hemibagrus wyckioides isolate EC202008001 linkage group LG26, SWU_Hwy_1.0, whole genome shotgun sequence genomic window:
- the tmem41ab gene encoding transmembrane protein 41A-B, with protein MRSIWGLFAVVAAATFYLYVLSAFLPPGPPRAQHHDPAAEPGARAEGSSADEEELRLRFPSDLEELRDLAELLKFYKRQHTTYVLVLFCSAYLYKQSFAIPGSSFLNMLSGALFGPWYGLLIACTLTTVGSTNCYLLSRTFGKRHVIRFFPEKVAMLQRKVEENRSSLFFFLLFLRFFPMTPNWFLNVTSPILNIPIPMFFFSVLIGLIPYNFICVRTGAILSEIASLDDIFSWGTLLQLLLIACVALLPGAVIRRYSQSHLKLDGMQHNGQKKQLNELNHLKSR; from the exons ATGCGCTCGATTTGGGGTTTATTCGCGGTGGTCGCCGCGGCCACGTTCTACCTCTATGTCCTGTCGGCTTTCCTGCCCCCCGGGCCGCCTCGCGCGCAACATCACGACCCCGCGGCGGAACCGGGAGCGCGTGCCGAGGGCAGCAGTGCAGATGAAGAGGAGCTCCG GTTGCGTTTCCCTTCAGACCTGGAGGAGCTGCGAGATCTGGCCGAGCTGCTCAAGTTTTATAAGCGACAGCACACAACTTATGTCCTCGTGCTGTTCTGCAGTGCCTACCTCTACAAGCAGTCCTTTGCCATTCCTGGTTCCTCCTTCCTG AACATGCTGTCAGGAGCGCTGTTCGGCCCGTGGTACGGCCTCCTCATCGCCTGCACTCTCACCACGGTGGGCTCCACTAACTGCTACCTGCTGTCCCGCACATTCGGCAAACGACACGTCATCCGCTTCTTCCCCGAGAAAGTGGCCATGTTACAGAGGAAG GTGGAAGAAAACAGAAGCAGTCTGTTCTTCTTCCTGCTTTTCCTGCGCTTCTTTCCCATGACACCCAACTGGTTCTTGAATGTAACTTCTCCCATCCTCAACATCCCCATCCCCATGTTCTTCTTCTCGGTCCTCATTG GTCTGATCCCTTACAACTTCATCTGCGTGAGGACGGGAGCCATCTTGTCGGAGATCGCCTCGCTGGACGACATCTTCTCCTGGGGAACtctgctgcagctgctgctcATAGCGTGTGTAGCCCTCCTGCCCGGCGCCGTCATCCGCCGCTACAGTCAGTCGCACCTCAAACTGGACGGCATGCAGCACAACGGCCAGAAAAAACAGCTAAATGAGCTCAACCATCTCAAAAGCAGATGA